From Prionailurus viverrinus isolate Anna chromosome B2, UM_Priviv_1.0, whole genome shotgun sequence, the proteins below share one genomic window:
- the HEY2 gene encoding hairy/enhancer-of-split related with YRPW motif protein 2 gives MKRPCEETTSESDMDETIDVGSENNYSGQSTSSVIRSNSPTTTSQIMARKKRRGIIEKRRRDRINNSLSELRRLVPTAFEKQGSAKLEKAEILQMTVDHLKMLQATGGKGYFDAHALAMDFMSIGFRECLTEVARYLSSVEGLDSSDPLRVRLVSHLSTCASQREAAAMTSSLAHHHHPLHPHHWAAAFHHLPAALLQPNGLHASESTPCRLSTASEVPPAHGSALLTATFAHADSALRMPSTGSVAPCVPPLSTSLLSLSATVHAAAAAATAAAHSFPLSFAGAFPMLPPNAAAAVAAATAISPPLTVSATSSPQQTSGGGTNSKPYRPWGTEVGAF, from the exons ATGAAGCGCCCTTGCGAGGAGACGACCTCCGAGAGCGACATGGACGAGACCATCGACGTGGGGAGCGAGAACAATTACTCGGG GCAAAGTACTAGCTCTGTGATTAGATCGAATTCCCCAACAACAACATCTCAGATTAtggcaagaaagaaaaggagaggg ATAATAGAGAAAAGGCGTCGAGATCGGATAAATAACAGTTTATCGGAGTTGAGACGACTGGTGCCAACTGCTTTTGAGAAACAA GGATCTGCGAAGTTAGAGAAAGCCGAAATACTGCAAATGACAGTAGATCATTTAAAGATGCTTCAGGCAACTGGGGGTAAAG GCTACTTTGACGCACATGCTCTTGCCATGGACTTCATGAGCATTGGATTCCGGGAGTGCTTAACGGAGGTGGCCAGGTATCTGAGCTCCGTGGAGGGCCTGGACTCCTCGGATCCCCTGCGGGTACGACTGGTCTCTCATCTCAGCACGTGCGCCTCGCAGCGGGAGGCGGCGGCCATGACGTCCTCACTGGCCCACCACCATCACCCCCTGCACCCGCACCACTGGGCGGCGGCCTTCCACCATCTCCCCGCTGCCCTGCTCCAACCCAACGGACTCCACGCCTCCGAGTCAACGCCTTGTCGCCTCTCCACGGCTTCAGAAGTGCCTCCTGCCCACGGCTCCGCCCTGCTCACGGCCACGTTTGCCCACGCCGATTCTGCCCTTCGGATGCCGTCAACGGGCAGCGTTGCCCCCTGCGTGCcacctctgtccacctctctcttgtccctctcGGCCACTGTCCACGCGGCCGCTGCAGCAGCCACCGCAGCCGCGCACAGCTTCCCTCTGTCCTTCGCGGGGGCCTTCCCCATGCTCCCCCCGAACGCAGCTGCAGCAGTGGCAGCCGCCACCGCCATCAGCCCGCCCCTAACGGTGTCAGCCACCTCCAGCCCTCAGCAGACCAGCGGCGGCGGAACAAACAGTAAACCTTACCGACCCTGGGGGACAGAAGTGGGAGCTTTTTAA